A segment of the Candidatus Aminicenantes bacterium genome:
GGCCTTCCTTGAGGCCGAAGCCTACCCCGGGCCGTCCATCATCATCGCCTACTCCCCCTGCATCATGCACGGCATCGACATGGGCTTCTCCAGCGAGGAGGCCAAGAAGGCCGTCCAGGCCGGCTACTGGCCGCTCTACCGCTACAACCCGGCGCTGGCCAACGAGGGCAAAAACCCCTTCCTCTACGAGAGCAAGGACCCGACCCTGGGGCTGCAGGACTTCCTGGCCAAGGAGATCCGCTTCGCCACGCTCAAGCTGCAGTTCCCCGATGTCGCCGACCGCTTGTACGAGCAGGCCGAGGCCTTCAAGAAAGGCAAGCACGACTACTACAAGAAGTTGAGCGAATTGAAGTAAGGCCGTCCGGCAAGCGGGAAAGCGGAGCGCCATGGCCGTCGAGATACAGCAGATCGACCTGGAGCATCCGCACCGCCGTCTGCTGCAGCACGCGGCGCGCATCGTGGCTGACGGCGGCCTGATCGTCTATCCCACCGACACCATCTACGGCCTGGGCGCCGACCTGTTCAACAAGGAAGCCATGGCGCGGATCTTCAAGCTCAAGAAAACGTCGCACCAGAAGCTGCTCAGCTTCATCTGCCCCGACCTGGCCGCCGTTGCCGCCTGGGCGCACGTGCCGACCAGCGTCTACCGCGTCCTGCGCCGCGTCACCCCGGGCAAGTACACATTCATCCTGCGGGCCAGCAAGGAAGTTCCCAAGGTATTGCTGCAGAAACGGCCCACCGTGGGCGTGCGCATTCCCGATTCGGCCGTGGCCCTGGGCCTGGTGCGCGAGCTCGGCCGGCCGCTCCTCTCCACCTCGGTGCCGCAGGGCGAGGACGACTTCTATACCGATCCCCAGGCCATCGCCGAGACCTTCCGCCACGACATCGACCTGGTCCTCGATGCGGGACCGCTGGCCAACCTGCCTTCGACCATCATCGACTTGAGCGGGCCGGTTCCGACGGTTATCCGCCGCGGCGCCGGCGACCTCGAGCCATTCGGAATGTAACTGACCGCGGCAGTCCTGGGCGGTTGCAAATTCCCGCGCTCCAGTATACAATGGGCCGGGGTAAACATGACTAAAGCCAATTTGATCACCATCGTGCGCATCATCATGGTCCCCCTTTTCCTGGTCATTCTCCTGACCGAGATGCAGAACAAGGAGATCATCGCGTTTGCCATCTTCGTCATCGCCGCCGTGACCGACTCGCTCGACGGCTACGTCGCCCGCAAGTACAACCAGGTCAGTTCCCTGGGCAAGTTTCTCGACCCGTTGGCTGACAAGCTGCTGGTAGCTGCGGCGCTGATGGCGCTGGTCTACCTGCAGGAGGTCGAGACCTGGGTGGCGGCGATCATCATCCTGCGCGAGATTTTCATCTCCGCCTTCCGTTTTTACTTCCTGGTCAAGAACGCCTCCTTCTCGGCCTCCATCCCGGCCAAGGTCAAGACCACCTTCCAGATCGTCGCCCTGGCCATCCTGATCATCTACCGCAGGATGCCCTACGCCAACTACCTGCGCCTGCTCGGCATCGCCGTTCTGTACATCGCGGTGCTGCTGACGGTTTACAGCGGCGCCGAATATGTCGTCCGCTTCAGCCGTTCGCTCAAGGACTGACCATGCCCTACCCGAAATACAGAGCCTTGAATAAAAAAAACCTTAAGACCGTTTCCATCAAGGACCGCCCGTCGCTGGTCCACCTGAGCGATTTCCCCAAGCCCTACCTGGCCGGCGCGGATTTCAACTCTTTCATCGCCTCGCTGCCGCCCTTCCTGGCCGCCAAGGACTTGCGCGAGTTTGCCGGCCGGCTCGGCGACGCGCGCAAAAAGAACAAGCCGATCATTTGGGGCATGGGTGCGCATGTGGTCAAGCTCGGCCTGAGCCCGCTGATCATCGACCTGATGCAGCGCGGTTGGATCTCGGCCATCGCCACCAACGGCGCCTTCATGATCCATGATTTCGAGATCGCCCTGGCCGGGAACACCTCGGAGGACGTCGCCGCCAACCTGCTGCAGGGGAGCTACGGCAACACCGACGAAACCGGGCTGTTTCTGAACCTGGCGCTCAAGGACGGGATGCAGGCGGGAATGGGCGCCGGCGAGGCGGTCGGCTACTACCTGATCCAGGCCAAGCTGCCCCACCTGGAGCACAGCATCCTGTTCAACGCCTACAAGCTGAACATCCCGGTCACCATCCATCCGGCCATCGGCACCGATTTCATCCACTTCCACCCGATGTTCGTCGGCGAGGTCACCGGCGCCCTGGCAGAGCGGGACTTCCAGCTCCTGGCCTCCATCGTTTCCGAAATCGGGCAGGGCGGAGCCTACCTCAACATCGGCTCGGCAGTCATCCTCCCGGAGGTCTTTCTCAAGGCGGTGGCTTTTTGCTCGGGGCAGGGGATCCGCCTGGAGAATTTTTACACGGCGGTGTTCGATTTCAACCGCCATTACCGCCCCTTTGAAAACGTCTTCAAGCGGCCGGTCGCCCACGGCGGCAAGGGCTACTACTTCGTCGGCCACCACGAGATCATGATCCCGCTGCTGGCGGCGATGATCCTCAGCACCCAGAGCTGACCGAGCCGCGGCCCCGGGGCAATTCATGAACCACGATTTCTTCCCGCTGGCCGACAAGCTGAGGCCGCAGAGGCTCGCCGACTTCGAAGGCCAGGAGCACCTCACCGGGCAGCGGAAGGTCATCCAGGCCATGGTGCGCGGCGGTAGCCTGGCGTCGATGATCTTCTGGGGCCCGCCGGGATCGGGGAAAACCACGCTGGCCCGCATCCTGGT
Coding sequences within it:
- a CDS encoding L-threonylcarbamoyladenylate synthase, producing MAVEIQQIDLEHPHRRLLQHAARIVADGGLIVYPTDTIYGLGADLFNKEAMARIFKLKKTSHQKLLSFICPDLAAVAAWAHVPTSVYRVLRRVTPGKYTFILRASKEVPKVLLQKRPTVGVRIPDSAVALGLVRELGRPLLSTSVPQGEDDFYTDPQAIAETFRHDIDLVLDAGPLANLPSTIIDLSGPVPTVIRRGAGDLEPFGM
- the pgsA gene encoding CDP-diacylglycerol--glycerol-3-phosphate 3-phosphatidyltransferase gives rise to the protein MTKANLITIVRIIMVPLFLVILLTEMQNKEIIAFAIFVIAAVTDSLDGYVARKYNQVSSLGKFLDPLADKLLVAAALMALVYLQEVETWVAAIIILREIFISAFRFYFLVKNASFSASIPAKVKTTFQIVALAILIIYRRMPYANYLRLLGIAVLYIAVLLTVYSGAEYVVRFSRSLKD